A part of Chlamydia sp. 04-14 genomic DNA contains:
- a CDS encoding ribonuclease HII produces the protein MKTLAIDEEQLFLSKTIFEEEVFDEGFSIIAGVDEVGRGPLAGPVVAGACILPRGKIFAGVNDSKKLTPKERAKIRDILLNDPDVCYGIGVVSVERIDEINILEATKEAMAKAIASLSVYPDFLLIDGLHLPHKIPCKKIIKGDSKSASIAAASIIAKEYRDDLMRELHQRYPEYGFDKHKGYGTAAHLAALKAFGPCDCHRKSFAPIRQVS, from the coding sequence ATGAAGACACTGGCTATTGATGAAGAACAATTATTTTTATCAAAAACTATCTTTGAAGAAGAAGTTTTTGATGAGGGTTTTTCTATAATAGCTGGAGTGGATGAGGTCGGAAGGGGCCCTCTAGCAGGGCCTGTAGTTGCAGGAGCCTGCATCCTTCCTCGAGGTAAGATATTTGCTGGAGTGAATGATAGTAAAAAGTTGACTCCTAAGGAAAGAGCTAAAATTCGCGATATCCTATTGAATGATCCAGATGTATGTTATGGAATCGGAGTCGTCTCTGTAGAAAGAATAGATGAGATCAATATTCTTGAAGCAACCAAGGAAGCTATGGCGAAAGCAATAGCCAGTCTCTCTGTTTATCCTGATTTTCTTCTAATAGATGGTTTACATTTACCCCATAAAATTCCTTGTAAGAAGATCATCAAAGGGGATTCAAAATCCGCATCTATAGCCGCGGCATCGATAATAGCTAAAGAATATAGAGATGACTTAATGCGAGAGCTTCATCAACGCTATCCTGAGTATGGCTTTGATAAGCATAAAGGTTATGGAACTGCTGCGCATTTAGCAGCATTGAAGGCTTTCGGCCCCTGTGATTGTCATAGAAAGAGTTTTGCTCCCATAAGGCAGGTATCCTAA
- the metG gene encoding methionine--tRNA ligase has protein sequence MPARVLITSALPYANGPLHFGHIAGAYLPADVYARFRRLLGDNVLYICGSDEYGIAITLNAERVGLGYQEYVNMYHKIHKDTFDKLGISLDFFSRTTNPFHKTLVEDFYLELKSKGLVENQISLQLYSEDEKRFLADRYVEGVCPKCGFDSARGDECQKCGADYEATDLINPRSKLSGSQLVLKETEHAYFHLERMIEPLLAFIEKVYLPEHIRKFVVDYIKNLRPRAITRDLSWGIPVPDFPNKVFYVWFDAPIGYISATMDWAASRNNPDAWKDFWLEESTEYVQFIGKDNIPFHAAIFPAMELGQCISYKKVEALISSEFYLLEGYQFSKSEGNYVDMDAFLDTYSLDKLRYVLAATAPETSDSEFTFIDFKTRCNSELVGKFGNFINRVLAFAEKNGFRELTCLADMLEDKDRQFLADAQRIVQEAQAHYSKYSLRKACSAIMELAALGNVYFNDQAPWKLLKDGLSRRVEAILFCACYCQKLLALIAYPVLPGTAWEIWNMLSPKSLDLENQDKDRVANLWNAEFLEFSDEVFHLTTPQLLFTIVD, from the coding sequence ATGCCCGCGCGCGTTTTAATTACCTCGGCATTACCTTATGCGAATGGACCTCTACATTTTGGACATATAGCTGGGGCCTATTTGCCTGCGGATGTCTATGCTAGATTTCGCAGATTATTAGGGGATAATGTTCTTTATATTTGTGGTTCTGATGAGTATGGAATCGCAATCACATTAAATGCCGAACGCGTAGGTTTAGGGTATCAAGAGTATGTGAATATGTATCATAAGATACATAAGGATACTTTCGATAAATTGGGGATTTCCCTAGATTTCTTCTCACGTACAACGAATCCTTTTCATAAAACTCTTGTTGAAGATTTTTACCTGGAGCTTAAATCCAAAGGTTTAGTAGAAAACCAAATTTCGCTTCAGCTATATTCTGAAGATGAAAAGCGTTTCCTTGCTGACCGTTATGTAGAAGGTGTATGTCCAAAATGTGGATTTGATAGCGCGCGCGGTGATGAATGTCAAAAATGCGGTGCTGATTACGAAGCTACCGATTTAATTAATCCACGATCTAAATTGTCGGGATCTCAATTAGTTCTTAAAGAGACGGAGCATGCCTATTTCCATTTAGAACGTATGATTGAGCCTTTATTAGCCTTTATAGAAAAAGTATATTTACCTGAGCATATTCGTAAGTTTGTTGTAGATTATATTAAGAATTTACGTCCACGTGCCATTACTAGAGATTTATCTTGGGGGATTCCCGTTCCTGATTTCCCAAATAAGGTATTTTATGTCTGGTTTGATGCCCCTATTGGTTATATTAGCGCAACTATGGATTGGGCAGCATCTCGGAATAACCCTGACGCGTGGAAAGACTTTTGGTTGGAAGAATCCACAGAGTACGTGCAATTTATAGGTAAGGATAATATCCCTTTTCATGCAGCGATATTTCCAGCTATGGAATTAGGCCAATGCATCTCTTATAAGAAGGTAGAGGCTTTAATATCTTCAGAATTTTATCTTCTCGAAGGTTATCAATTCAGTAAATCTGAGGGGAATTATGTAGATATGGATGCCTTCTTGGATACATATTCCCTGGATAAATTACGTTATGTATTAGCGGCTACGGCTCCAGAAACTTCTGATAGTGAATTTACTTTCATAGATTTTAAAACGCGATGTAATTCAGAGCTTGTTGGTAAGTTTGGGAATTTTATTAATCGTGTACTTGCTTTTGCAGAGAAAAATGGGTTTAGAGAATTAACATGTCTTGCAGATATGTTAGAAGACAAGGATAGACAATTTTTGGCTGATGCACAAAGAATTGTTCAGGAGGCTCAAGCGCATTATAGTAAGTATAGCTTGCGTAAGGCATGTTCGGCAATTATGGAGTTGGCAGCGTTAGGAAATGTATACTTTAACGATCAGGCGCCATGGAAGCTTCTTAAAGACGGATTATCGCGTCGTGTAGAGGCTATACTTTTTTGTGCGTGTTATTGTCAGAAATTGCTGGCATTGATTGCATATCCTGTTCTTCCAGGGACAGCTTGGGAGATATGGAACATGCTTTCCCCAAAATCTCTAGATCTTGAAAATCAGGATAAGGATCGTGTGGCAAACCTTTGGAATGCAGAATTTTTAGAATTCTCTGATGAGGTTTTCCATTTAACAACACCGCAGTTGTTATTTACAATTGTAGATTAG
- the trmD gene encoding tRNA (guanosine(37)-N1)-methyltransferase TrmD, whose protein sequence is MEIEILSLFPDYFDSPLRSSILGRAIKNGLLKIQSRDIRDFGLGKWKQVDDAPFNNDGMLLMAEPVVQAIRHIKRSDTRVIHLSPQGMLLTAQKSRELAKCSHLIFLCGHYEGIDERALESEVDEEISIGDYVLTNGGIAALVVIDALSRFIPGVLGNQESAEKDSLENGLLEGPQYTRPRVFEGKEVPEVLLQGDHQAIARWRKQVSLDRTRERRPDLYLRYLYDRENKENFSQEEEQKQSALEAESAVVLEVENVQRSRKFYSKIFRLNQPGNDKLQIPGKTQMVLHLQEVGLQNKNTAILSLRLDSEDDFFNFLRRWKMLGGTLEQADDRGAVRLVRDFDGHQWTISYKKAK, encoded by the coding sequence ATGGAGATCGAGATACTTTCTTTATTCCCAGACTATTTTGATAGTCCTTTGCGGTCCAGTATTTTAGGCAGGGCTATTAAGAACGGGCTGTTAAAAATTCAATCCAGAGATATACGAGATTTTGGATTAGGAAAGTGGAAGCAAGTAGATGACGCCCCATTTAATAATGATGGGATGCTTCTTATGGCAGAGCCTGTAGTACAGGCAATACGGCATATTAAAAGAAGTGATACCAGGGTAATACATCTCTCTCCTCAAGGGATGCTTTTGACAGCGCAAAAGAGCCGAGAATTGGCGAAGTGTTCTCATTTGATATTTTTATGCGGGCACTATGAAGGCATTGACGAAAGAGCTTTAGAAAGTGAAGTAGATGAGGAGATAAGTATCGGAGATTATGTTTTAACTAATGGCGGGATTGCCGCATTAGTCGTCATCGATGCTTTATCTCGATTTATCCCCGGGGTTTTGGGAAACCAGGAGAGTGCGGAAAAGGATTCCCTAGAAAATGGGTTGTTAGAGGGACCTCAATATACACGTCCTCGAGTATTTGAAGGTAAAGAGGTTCCAGAGGTGCTTCTTCAAGGAGATCATCAAGCAATTGCTCGATGGAGAAAGCAGGTAAGTTTAGATAGAACCCGAGAAAGGCGTCCTGATTTATATCTGCGCTATCTTTATGATCGAGAGAACAAGGAAAATTTTTCTCAGGAAGAAGAACAGAAACAGTCTGCGTTAGAAGCGGAGAGTGCTGTAGTTTTAGAGGTTGAAAATGTTCAACGATCTCGAAAGTTTTATTCTAAGATATTTAGATTAAATCAGCCTGGCAATGATAAACTACAAATCCCGGGAAAAACGCAAATGGTTCTACATTTGCAAGAAGTAGGGTTACAAAATAAAAATACAGCCATTTTGTCGCTTCGATTAGATAGTGAAGACGATTTTTTTAATTTTTTAAGACGATGGAAAATGCTTGGAGGGACTTTAGAACAAGCTGACGATCGTGGAGCGGTGAGATTAGTGCGTGATTTTGACGGACATCAGTGGACGATCTCTTACAAAAAGGCAAAATAG
- a CDS encoding co-chaperone GroES: protein MSDQATALRIKPLGDRILVKREEEDSTALGGIILPDTAKKKQDRAEVLALGTGKRDKDGNTLPFEVAVGDTVLIDKYAGQELTIEGEEYVIVQESEVMAVLK from the coding sequence ATGTCAGATCAAGCAACGGCCCTTAGGATTAAGCCCCTGGGCGATAGAATTTTAGTGAAAAGGGAAGAAGAAGATTCCACAGCTCTCGGCGGTATCATTTTACCTGATACAGCAAAGAAAAAACAAGACCGAGCAGAGGTACTCGCCCTAGGCACAGGAAAACGAGACAAGGACGGTAACACTCTACCTTTCGAAGTCGCAGTGGGCGATACTGTTTTAATAGATAAATACGCGGGACAAGAACTTACCATCGAAGGTGAGGAGTACGTCATTGTTCAGGAAAGCGAAGTTATGGCAGTTCTCAAGTAA
- the gmk gene encoding guanylate kinase: protein MKDKVRVPFSPDQISCAPKLFTISAPAGAGKTTLVRMLAQEFPESFQKTLSLTTRSPRPEEVSGIDYWFVSQEEFKQRLDNNDFLEWVSLFGEYYGTSRLEIDEIWKSGKHAIAVIDVEGALSLKSKIPTVTIFISAPSQEELERRLKHRGSERDSQRQERLQHSLIEQAASNQFEYVIINDDLEKSYEILKSIFIAEEHRNVL, encoded by the coding sequence ATGAAAGATAAAGTTCGTGTTCCTTTTTCACCTGATCAAATTTCATGTGCACCGAAACTATTTACTATTAGTGCTCCTGCAGGAGCTGGGAAAACTACATTAGTGCGTATGTTAGCACAGGAATTCCCGGAATCTTTTCAAAAAACCTTATCCTTAACAACACGATCTCCTCGTCCTGAAGAAGTTTCTGGTATAGATTACTGGTTTGTATCTCAAGAAGAGTTTAAACAACGATTAGATAACAATGATTTTCTAGAGTGGGTCTCGCTTTTTGGGGAGTATTATGGAACTAGTCGTTTAGAAATTGATGAGATTTGGAAATCAGGAAAACATGCAATTGCAGTGATTGATGTGGAGGGTGCTTTATCTTTAAAAAGTAAGATCCCTACAGTTACTATTTTTATTTCCGCGCCTTCTCAAGAGGAACTAGAGAGACGTTTAAAACATAGAGGATCTGAGAGAGATTCTCAAAGACAAGAACGATTGCAGCATAGTCTCATTGAGCAAGCTGCATCGAATCAATTTGAATACGTCATTATCAATGATGATTTGGAAAAATCTTACGAGATTTTGAAGAGTATTTTTATAGCAGAAGAACATAGGAACGTATTATGA
- the recD2 gene encoding SF1B family DNA helicase RecD2, giving the protein MEKISGKLESILFEDQDSKETAAHMRIPYKGTIIVIKGQFPDSFLQIGMQLHLYGKWAENQNLGKYFQVYSCDSLEMGDSRGVVNYLTSKLIKGIGPKITEKIIEKFQNETADILDNQPERLIEIPGISQTRCDSLCKQLREQKDLRTALLFLQQYNIAIHYGVRIYKKYKEHSIEKICEDPFLLAREMEGIGFKTADLIATRLGVPLNSQSRLFAGIQHSLEELQEDGHTCYPLQSLAQSVEKLLNQDIPEKLIQIEEIISQVYSMREKNLLHIQELENIPHVWVKHIYLAERTVVSDLKRILFSSRKIRPIDGNKAIQWVEDNLSLHLEQNQREAVRACFLEKIHIITGGPGTGKSTITKAILKIFEQVTYKIILAAPTGKAAKRMTEITGKHSVTIHALLQYDFKTRSFRKNYENPIDCDLIIVDESGMMDTYLLYHFLKALPDHVIVILIGDVHQLPSIGPGNILKDIINSKKITVTKLNKIFRQVHDSNIIINAHKVNEGEFPILYSESGRKDFLFFQKEDPQEAVDHIVHLVTQFIPKKYHIYPKDIQILAPMKKGILGIHNLNKILKSALNPKQATLHGRFHSYAIGDKVMQIRNNYNKEVFNGDIGYISMINFENKRVIVNMEGKYVVYSFSELDDLVLAYATSVHKYQGSESPCIVLPIHTSHFMMLYRNLLYTAITRGKQLVILVGTKKAIAIATRNDKVQHRCTGLVQALEQLTQPEQETFSFS; this is encoded by the coding sequence ATGGAGAAAATTTCCGGAAAATTAGAAAGCATACTTTTTGAAGATCAGGATTCAAAAGAAACCGCTGCGCATATGAGAATACCCTATAAGGGTACAATCATCGTTATCAAAGGTCAGTTTCCTGATTCTTTTCTACAAATTGGTATGCAGCTACATCTCTATGGAAAATGGGCAGAAAATCAAAACTTAGGAAAATACTTCCAAGTATACAGTTGCGACTCTCTAGAAATGGGAGATAGTCGTGGAGTAGTCAATTATCTTACCTCTAAGCTTATCAAAGGCATCGGACCAAAAATCACTGAAAAGATTATTGAAAAATTCCAAAATGAGACAGCTGATATTCTTGATAATCAACCAGAAAGATTGATCGAAATTCCAGGAATTAGCCAAACCCGTTGTGATAGTTTATGTAAACAACTTCGCGAACAAAAAGATCTAAGAACCGCTCTTCTTTTCTTACAACAATACAATATTGCTATCCACTATGGCGTAAGAATTTATAAAAAATACAAAGAACATTCTATAGAGAAAATCTGTGAAGACCCCTTCCTACTTGCTAGGGAAATGGAGGGTATTGGATTTAAAACCGCTGATCTGATCGCTACACGCTTAGGGGTACCATTAAACTCACAAAGCAGATTATTTGCAGGAATACAACATTCTCTAGAAGAACTCCAAGAAGACGGTCATACATGCTATCCTCTACAAAGTCTTGCTCAATCTGTGGAGAAACTCCTGAACCAAGATATTCCTGAAAAACTTATACAGATTGAAGAAATCATCTCTCAAGTATACAGCATGCGAGAGAAAAATCTTTTGCACATTCAGGAATTAGAAAACATACCTCACGTATGGGTGAAGCATATTTATCTTGCAGAAAGGACAGTAGTTTCCGATTTAAAACGGATCTTATTTTCCTCAAGGAAAATTCGCCCTATAGATGGAAATAAAGCCATTCAATGGGTTGAGGATAATTTAAGCCTTCACTTAGAGCAAAATCAAAGAGAAGCTGTTCGTGCATGTTTTTTAGAAAAGATTCATATCATTACTGGAGGGCCAGGGACAGGAAAAAGTACCATCACTAAGGCTATCCTTAAGATATTTGAGCAGGTTACCTATAAAATCATTCTAGCAGCTCCCACTGGGAAAGCAGCAAAACGCATGACAGAAATTACTGGAAAACATTCGGTGACTATTCATGCCCTACTACAATATGATTTTAAGACACGTTCATTTCGTAAGAATTATGAAAATCCCATAGATTGCGATTTAATCATAGTCGATGAATCGGGAATGATGGATACATATCTCCTATACCATTTTCTAAAAGCTCTTCCTGATCATGTGATTGTTATTCTGATTGGAGATGTACATCAGCTGCCTAGTATTGGCCCTGGGAATATCTTAAAAGATATTATCAATTCTAAAAAAATCACCGTAACTAAGCTAAACAAGATTTTCCGTCAGGTGCATGACTCAAACATCATTATCAATGCTCATAAAGTAAATGAAGGTGAATTCCCTATACTGTATTCTGAATCAGGACGTAAGGATTTCTTATTTTTTCAAAAGGAAGATCCTCAGGAAGCTGTAGATCATATTGTCCATCTAGTCACACAGTTTATCCCTAAGAAATACCATATTTACCCTAAAGACATTCAGATTCTCGCCCCAATGAAAAAAGGTATTTTAGGAATCCATAATCTCAATAAAATATTAAAATCTGCTTTAAATCCTAAACAAGCAACTCTCCATGGAAGGTTTCACTCCTACGCTATTGGAGATAAAGTTATGCAAATCCGCAATAACTATAATAAAGAAGTATTCAACGGAGATATTGGCTACATCTCCATGATCAACTTTGAAAATAAGCGTGTTATAGTAAATATGGAAGGAAAGTACGTTGTATATTCCTTCTCAGAACTTGATGATCTTGTTTTAGCCTACGCCACTTCAGTACATAAATATCAGGGAAGTGAAAGTCCCTGTATTGTCCTTCCTATACATACATCTCATTTTATGATGCTGTATAGAAATCTTCTCTACACAGCAATTACAAGGGGAAAACAGCTTGTGATTCTCGTGGGAACAAAAAAAGCAATTGCTATAGCCACAAGAAATGATAAGGTACAACATCGCTGTACAGGACTTGTACAAGCTCTTGAGCAACTTACACAACCCGAACAAGAAACCTTCTCATTTTCATGA
- a CDS encoding DMT family transporter: MFVNDSQTKQSRSVPVGLFHSLLACLYWGIVFVIPNLLESFQELDIVLTRYTIFGIFSLFPILWKRQNIFKNISLHVWGQSFLWAFLVNMVYYFGIALAIRYVGAAITIIIAGLAPIAVLFHSNVKKKELSYTLLSAISCVIFLGVVLTNLSEFHSTTAVNPLQYFIGLSCVIISTGIWVAYIICNYDFLLKNPNISPDLWCGMLGVASLAICLPLIIIFDCLGITHIAHNFIAHTPTSERLLFILLCSAMGIFSSSRAITSWNKASLHLSPALLGSMLIFEPIFGLILSYLYEKTLPTIQEGIGIFLMLGGSLICLILFGRKANQKEPEESKILPSAD, translated from the coding sequence ATGTTTGTTAACGATTCTCAAACAAAACAATCCCGTAGCGTCCCTGTAGGACTATTTCATAGCCTATTGGCCTGTCTCTATTGGGGGATAGTCTTCGTCATTCCTAATTTGTTAGAATCTTTTCAAGAACTTGATATTGTCTTAACTCGTTATACCATTTTTGGGATTTTTTCTCTTTTCCCTATCCTATGGAAAAGACAAAATATCTTTAAAAACATCTCTTTGCATGTTTGGGGTCAAAGCTTCCTCTGGGCCTTTCTTGTAAATATGGTCTACTATTTTGGCATTGCTCTGGCAATTCGTTACGTAGGGGCCGCTATAACGATTATTATCGCTGGATTAGCTCCCATAGCTGTTCTCTTTCATTCAAATGTAAAGAAAAAAGAGCTTTCCTATACCCTACTTTCTGCGATCAGCTGTGTGATTTTCTTAGGAGTTGTGTTAACAAATCTCTCGGAATTTCATTCAACAACAGCAGTAAACCCTCTACAGTATTTTATAGGACTTTCTTGTGTCATCATATCTACAGGCATTTGGGTTGCTTATATTATCTGTAACTACGACTTTTTGTTAAAAAATCCTAATATTTCTCCAGATTTATGGTGTGGGATGTTGGGGGTAGCCTCACTGGCTATTTGCCTCCCTTTGATTATTATCTTTGATTGTCTGGGCATCACGCATATTGCTCATAATTTTATAGCACACACGCCAACATCAGAACGGTTACTCTTTATTCTTCTATGCTCAGCTATGGGAATATTCTCCTCATCACGAGCCATCACCTCGTGGAATAAGGCTAGCTTGCATCTATCTCCTGCTCTTTTAGGATCTATGTTAATCTTTGAGCCTATTTTTGGTTTGATTTTATCCTATCTTTATGAAAAGACTCTGCCCACCATACAAGAGGGTATTGGGATTTTCCTAATGTTAGGAGGCAGTCTCATTTGCTTAATTCTCTTCGGGAGAAAGGCAAATCAAAAGGAACCAGAGGAATCCAAGATTCTCCCCTCTGCAGATTAG
- the groL gene encoding chaperonin GroEL (60 kDa chaperone family; promotes refolding of misfolded polypeptides especially under stressful conditions; forms two stacked rings of heptamers to form a barrel-shaped 14mer; ends can be capped by GroES; misfolded proteins enter the barrel where they are refolded when GroES binds), whose amino-acid sequence MAAKNIKYNEDARKKIHKGVKTLAEAVKVTLGPKGRHVVIDKSFGSPQVTKDGVTVAKEIELEDKHENMGAQMVKEVASKTADKAGDGTTTATVLAEAIYSEGLRNVTAGANPMDLKRGIDKAVKVVVDEIKKISKPVQHHKEIAQVATISANNDSEIGNLIAEAMEKVGKNGSITVEEAKGFETVLDVVEGMNFNRGYLSSYFSTNPETQECVLEEALVLIYDKKISGIKDFLPVLQQVAESGRPLLIIAEDIEGEALATLVVNRLRAGFRVCAVKAPGFGDRRKAMLEDIAILTGGQLISEELGMKLENTTLAMLGKAKKVIVSKEDTTIVEGLGSKEDIESRCDSIKKQIEDSTSDYDKEKLQERLAKLSGGVAVIRVGAATEIEMKEKKDRVDDAQHATLAAVEEGILPGGGTALVRCMPTLEAFIPILTNEDEQIGARIVLKALSAPLKQIAANAGKEGAIICQQVLSRSSSEGYDALRDAYTDMIEAGILDPTKVTRCALESAASVAGLLLTTEALIADIPEDKSSSAPAMPGAGMDY is encoded by the coding sequence ATGGCAGCAAAAAATATTAAATATAACGAAGACGCCAGAAAGAAAATCCATAAAGGGGTTAAAACTCTTGCAGAAGCTGTAAAGGTAACCTTAGGTCCTAAAGGACGTCATGTAGTTATCGATAAAAGCTTTGGTTCTCCTCAAGTTACAAAAGACGGTGTAACTGTCGCCAAAGAAATTGAGCTCGAAGATAAACACGAGAATATGGGAGCTCAAATGGTCAAAGAAGTTGCTAGCAAAACTGCAGATAAAGCTGGTGACGGAACTACAACAGCTACTGTTCTTGCTGAAGCTATCTACAGCGAAGGATTGAGAAACGTAACTGCGGGCGCCAATCCTATGGATCTCAAAAGAGGAATCGACAAAGCAGTGAAAGTTGTTGTCGATGAAATCAAAAAAATTAGTAAACCCGTACAGCATCACAAAGAAATAGCTCAAGTAGCGACTATTTCTGCAAATAATGATTCTGAAATCGGTAATCTTATCGCCGAAGCCATGGAAAAAGTTGGCAAAAATGGCTCTATTACTGTTGAAGAAGCTAAAGGTTTCGAAACTGTTCTCGACGTTGTCGAAGGCATGAATTTCAACCGTGGATACCTATCCAGCTACTTCTCTACAAATCCTGAAACACAAGAATGTGTTTTAGAAGAAGCTCTCGTGCTTATTTATGACAAAAAAATTTCCGGAATTAAAGATTTTCTACCAGTTTTACAACAGGTAGCAGAATCTGGACGTCCCCTACTTATCATCGCCGAAGATATCGAAGGTGAAGCTTTAGCTACTTTAGTAGTAAATAGACTACGTGCTGGATTCAGAGTTTGCGCAGTAAAAGCTCCTGGATTCGGTGATAGAAGAAAAGCAATGTTAGAAGACATCGCAATCTTAACCGGCGGTCAACTTATTAGCGAAGAACTTGGTATGAAGCTTGAGAACACCACTTTAGCTATGCTAGGAAAAGCTAAAAAGGTGATAGTTTCTAAAGAAGACACAACAATTGTTGAAGGTCTTGGAAGCAAGGAAGATATTGAATCTCGATGCGACAGTATCAAAAAACAAATCGAAGATAGTACTTCTGATTATGATAAAGAGAAACTCCAAGAACGGTTAGCTAAACTTTCTGGAGGCGTAGCTGTAATCCGTGTAGGTGCTGCTACAGAAATCGAAATGAAAGAGAAAAAAGACAGAGTAGACGATGCTCAACATGCAACTCTTGCTGCAGTTGAAGAAGGTATTCTACCTGGCGGTGGTACAGCTTTAGTTCGTTGTATGCCTACTTTAGAAGCTTTCATTCCTATTCTTACAAACGAAGATGAGCAGATCGGAGCACGCATCGTTCTTAAAGCACTATCAGCTCCTTTGAAGCAAATTGCAGCAAATGCTGGTAAAGAAGGTGCTATCATCTGTCAACAAGTGCTTTCTCGCTCTTCTAGCGAAGGCTATGACGCTTTACGTGATGCCTATACTGATATGATCGAAGCAGGAATCCTTGATCCAACTAAAGTGACACGTTGTGCCTTAGAAAGCGCAGCTTCTGTAGCTGGACTTCTATTAACAACAGAAGCTTTAATCGCAGATATTCCTGAAGATAAATCCTCTTCTGCTCCCGCAATGCCAGGCGCAGGAATGGATTATTAA
- a CDS encoding BPL-N domain-containing protein, giving the protein MRTKVLVYSDEGVSPYYLRHLIRWLKNSLPSEENLEICRVDGNFLLYDPLWEFTARLLIMPGGADRPYHRVLQGLGTARIDNYIREGGNYLGICAGAYFACKSLSFNEPDGSLYVADRALGFFPGRAVGPAYGTLFSYTSPIGVRAAPLFFSNLNARGWALFNGGPYFECADTCAEICVEARYEDLPDQPAAIISRRLEKGLVILSGLHIEYLPERCQMTEDNVVKAREILTNTIVLDQYRASLLSRLLHTTTSIIT; this is encoded by the coding sequence ATGAGAACCAAAGTACTTGTTTACTCTGACGAAGGCGTTTCCCCTTATTATTTGCGTCATTTGATCCGCTGGTTGAAAAATAGTCTTCCCTCTGAGGAAAACCTAGAGATCTGTCGTGTGGACGGGAATTTCCTTCTTTACGATCCTTTATGGGAATTCACGGCGCGTCTACTGATTATGCCTGGAGGTGCCGATCGTCCCTATCATAGAGTCTTACAAGGTTTAGGCACTGCAAGAATAGATAATTATATTCGTGAAGGTGGGAATTATCTAGGTATTTGCGCTGGAGCTTATTTTGCGTGTAAAAGCTTAAGTTTTAATGAGCCCGATGGCTCTCTTTATGTTGCCGATCGGGCGTTGGGTTTTTTCCCTGGCCGTGCTGTAGGTCCTGCTTACGGTACGTTATTCTCTTATACAAGCCCGATAGGTGTACGTGCTGCGCCGCTGTTTTTTTCTAATTTAAATGCACGTGGTTGGGCTTTATTTAACGGTGGTCCGTATTTTGAATGTGCTGATACCTGTGCAGAGATTTGTGTAGAAGCGCGTTATGAGGATCTTCCTGATCAGCCTGCCGCGATTATTTCTCGACGCTTGGAGAAAGGTTTGGTTATTCTTTCTGGATTGCATATAGAGTATCTTCCTGAGCGTTGTCAGATGACAGAGGACAATGTTGTTAAAGCTCGAGAAATTTTAACAAATACCATAGTTTTGGATCAGTATCGCGCATCTCTTTTATCACGTTTACTTCATACAACTACGTCTATAATTACATAA
- the rplS gene encoding 50S ribosomal protein L19, with amino-acid sequence MGNLIKELQDEQLRTEALTDFCVGDTIRVATKIVDGGKERTQVFQGTVMARRGGGAGETIALHRVAYGEGMEKSFLLHSPKIVSIEVVKRGKVSRARLYYLKGKTGKAAKVKEYIGPRAAKK; translated from the coding sequence ATGGGGAACTTAATTAAGGAATTGCAAGACGAACAACTTCGAACGGAAGCCCTTACAGATTTTTGTGTTGGTGATACAATTCGTGTAGCTACAAAAATTGTAGACGGTGGTAAAGAGCGTACACAGGTTTTCCAAGGGACAGTGATGGCTCGTAGAGGCGGAGGAGCAGGAGAAACTATTGCTTTGCACCGCGTGGCTTATGGCGAAGGCATGGAAAAGAGTTTCTTACTTCATAGTCCTAAGATCGTAAGTATTGAAGTGGTAAAACGCGGTAAAGTTTCCAGAGCTCGTCTATACTACTTAAAAGGTAAGACTGGTAAGGCTGCTAAAGTTAAAGAATATATTGGGCCTAGAGCTGCTAAGAAGTAG